The genomic DNA GTACAGGTAGCCGACATCAACAAAGGGCTGGAAGTATACGGCGGCTTTGATGCCAACATTTACAACTATGTACACCTGGTGGGGCGCGTAGCCTATCAAAACTATCGCAACTTATACTTCTACAACAACTCCCGGGCCGACTCCAGCAAGTTTGAGCTGGTGTATGACGATGGGGTAACCAATGTGCTGAACTTTTTTGCAGACGCTTCCTTCAATTATTCCGATGAGATCCGTTTAGGTTTAAAGGTTGATTATAATAAGTATAACACCGCCAGCTTAGAGAAAGCGTTTCACCGGCCGGAGATGGCAGCCAGCGTTTATGGTACCTACAACTTCTTTGATAAGATTCTCTTTAATTCAGAACTTTATTATATTGGGTCCTCTTTCGGGAAAATCTACCGCCCTGACGGAACATCGGTGCTGCGCGAAACAGACGCGATTGTGGATCTGAATCTGAAAGGCGATTACAAATTCACGAATAATTTCACCATTTTTGTGATGGCCAATAACTTGTTTGGAAACAAATACGAAAGGTTCGTAAATTATCCTGGCAAAAGTATAAACCTGATAGGAGGGATCACCTACTCATTCTAAAAGCCTATGGTTGAAAAGCATATCAAAGCGCTGCTCTATGACCATGATTGTGTCATCATCCCGGAATTTGGCGGTCTGATCACGCATTATGTTTCGGCCCGGATCAATCCGGTGAAGCATACGTTTTCGCCTCCTTCCAAAAAGATCGCTTTTAATGAGAAACTGACCCTCAACGATGGCCTGCTCATCAGCACCATTGCCTATCAGAAAGGGATCACGAAAGAGGAGGCACAGCGCCTGGTAGCTGATTTTGTGCATCAGGCCAAGTATAAGCTCAATGCCGAGCACCGGTTTGAGCTGCCGGAGATCGGTGTGTTCCGCTACAATGCCGAGCGCCGCCTGCAGTTTGAGTATACGGAAGGCGACAACCTGCTGGAAGCAAGCTTTGGGCTTCCGGAAGTAGTAGCCCGTCCGATCCGCGTGCAGGAGCCTGCCGTGCTGCGCACCTTGTTAAAAGAGCGCGAGCAGGTACAGGTAAGCGGCAAGCAGCCGTTCCGCAAAAAAGTAAAGCGTCTGTACAATGTAGCCGCCGGCATCGCTTTGGCTGGTTTAGCCACTACAGCCGTATACTTCCTGTCGCTGCAGACCGACTATAACATGGGCAGCCTGAACCCGATCGCTTCGTTTGTCGGGAACTACTCGCTCTACAACAACGTACCGGCCGTCCGCTACGCCACAGATTACGTGCCGTATACCGCTGACGAGCGTGAAGCAGCTTATGCGGTGATGCTGCCGACGGCAGCGCCAGTTGCCCAGGAAGAAGAAATAACAGCCACAGCGGATTCGGTAGATCAAAGTATAACTTCAGACATTGCTTTAATAGATTCTGTAAATCAGTCCGTTGCACCTCAAATGCAAGTTGCCGCAGAAGCTGAGCCTGTAAAAGAAGAAGCCCTCACAATTAATCATAAAACAGGCCGTTACTTTGTGATCACAGGAGGCTATTCGCGCCTGGAAAATGCCGAAATAGGTCGCCAGGCCATTGTGAAAGATGGCAGAACAGATGCGAAGGTCCTGCTACCGGGCCCCGGTAGCAAACTCTTCCGCGTATCGGTAGCAGATTATGCAGACCAGGTAGAAGCACAAGCGGCTTTAATGGCGTTAAGAAAAAAATACGGAGAAACACTTTGGGTACTTAAATATTAACATGACACCTTTCTTATTACAAATCACCACGGAGCTGACGCCCGATTCTACCACAGCTCTTGCAGAGGGCGCAAAGGCTACCTCTGAGAACACTGTTTCCCTGATTGACCTGGCTTTGGCCGGCGGCTGGGCCATGATCCCGCTGTTGCTGCTTTCTTTGGCTGCTGTTTACATTTTTGTGGAGCGCTACCTGACCCTGAAGAAAGCCTCTCAAAACCCCGCTGGCTTTAACGACCGGATCAAGAGCATGGTGCTTTCCGGCGATGTGAACGGAGCCAAGATGCTGTGCGCGCAAACCAACACGCCTATCTCCAGAATGATTGGCAAAGGCCTTACGCGCATTGGTCACCCACTGAAAAACATTGAGACTTCTATTGAGAACCAGGGCAAGATCGAGATCAGCCGCCTGGAGCGCTATCTTTCCGGCCTGGCTACTATTGCCGGTGCAGCCCCGATGCTGGGCTTCCTGGGTACGGTAACAGGTATGATCGAAGCCTTTATCGCTATTGCGCAAGCAGAGGGCACGGTAAGCCCGAAGTTGCTGTCGAGCGGTATTTACCAGGCCATGGTTACGACCGCTGCCGGTCTTATTATTGGTTTGCCGGCTTATGTGGCCTATAACTACCTGGTTTCTAAAATTGATAATATCGTGCACGCGATGGAGTATACCTCTATCGAGTTCCTTGATCTGTTACAAGAACCCCAACTGTAAGTATGAATTTTCGCTCTAAGAACAGGATCAACGCCGAGTTCAGCATGTCGTCTATGACGGACATCATTTTCCTGTTGCTCATTTTCTTCATGCTTACCTCTAACTTCGTTACGCCATCGGGCTTGCCGGTAAGCTTACCGAGCAGCAAAAGCTCCGATATCGTGATGCAGAAGATAAGCGTGACCATTACCTCGGACTTAAAGTATTTCTTGAACGATAAACCCATTGCATCAGAGGAAATAGAACCACAGTTGACTGCCCTCTTACAAAATGCTGAAGACGGCGCCGTGGTTCTGCACGTAGACAAGAGCGTGCCCGTGGAATACCTGGTGAAGGTAGCCGGTATTGCCAAGAACCTGAATGCAAGTGTTACCCTGGCCACCGTGCCAACAGAATAAGGATTACTATGGCAACAATTGCCCAAATGCAGCAGGAAGAGAAGCACAAGCGTATTGCCGCTGCCGTGAGCGTGGTGGTGCATATCCTTCTTGTGCTTTTCCTGATTTATATGCTGGCCTGGCGGGCACCTGATCCGCCGGCAGAGGTGGATGGTATTGAACTGAACTTTGGTTTGGATGCCGTTGGAAGTGGTGACGTGCAGACGATGGCCACACCCAATGTCTCTAAAAATGTAAAGGACAGCAAACCGGCCCCGACGCAACCCAAACCGGAGCCTGAACCGGATCCGCAGCCGGTAGCCAAAGCAACGCCGCCTCAGCCAGCCGATGCCCCTAAAGTGGTGACTACAACCGCCGATGCCCCGGTATCGGTGAAGGAAGAGGCAAAACCACAGCCCAAGCCACAACCGAAAGAAGCGGTGAAGACACCTGTGAAGGCACAGCCGGTAGAGGAAGTGGCTAAGAAAGAACCTGAAAAGCCCAAGTCGCTCTACCCTGGCAAGCCCACTACCAGCACCGGCAACGGGAAAGCCGGCAGCTCGGATGAAGCAACCGGGAATAACAACGGCGACGATACAGGTAAAGTAGGCGATAAAGGCAATCCCGAAGGGAAACTGGATGCCAAAGCCTTATACGGAAAACCAGGTGGCGGCGCAGGCGGCTCACTCGACATGCCCGGCTGGCGCTACGACATCGAACCAAAACGCGATCCTTACAACAACGAATCCGGCATCATTAAATTCCGGATCAAAATTGACGGGGAAGGAAATATCGTGAATGTGGAAGTGCTGGAAAATAACGTTTCGCCACAGGTACTGAAATGGTATAAGGACCAGCTTCAGAAAACATCCTTCAGCCGCACGGGCGGTGGTGGAAATTCCACGGGAGCCAGCGGCATTGTAACGATCCGCATTACATCCCGCTAATTTATACTTTGCAGATGACCTATCAGGAGTGTCTTGATTATTTATACCAGCAATTGCCGATGTTTCACCGCATCGGCAATGCTGCTTTTAAGAAGAGCCTCGACAATATTCTGGCCCTTTGCGGGGCCCTCGGCCAACCGCAGCAGCAGTTCAAAACCGTGCATGTGGCTGGCACCAATGGCAAAGGCAGCAGCTCGCATATGCTGGCTGCCGTGCTGCAGCAGGCAGGATATAAAACCGGCCTTTATACTTCCCCGCATCTTAAATCCTTTACTGAGCGCGTAAGGGTAAACGGGGTGGAAGTGCCGCAGGCCTACCTCATCGATTTCGTGGCGGAGCACAAGCCGCTTTTTGCCCGCATCCAGCCTTCCTTTTTCGAGATGACAGTTGCCCTGGCCTTCCGGTACTTTGCCGATCAGCAGGTAGATGTAGCGGTCATTGAAGTGGGATTGGGCGGCCGCCTGGACTCCACTAACATCATTACGCCCGAAGTTTCGCTGATCACCAATATAGGCCTTGATCACCAGGCCTTGCTCGGTGATACCCTGCCTGCCATTGCAGCCGAAAAAGCCGGCATCATCAAGCCCGGTATTCCGGCCGTGATCAGCACCAAGCATGCGGAGACAGAAGCAGTATTCCGCGCCAAAGCAGCCGAAGTTGCCGCTAGTTTATACTTTGCCACCGACCAGTTCCGGGTTGAACCATTGGAAGTAGATTTAAACCGCCAGCTTTTCCAGGTATACCGCAATGGAGCGTTATACCTGGCCGGGCTGGAACTGGACCTGACGGGCATATACCAGCAGTATAACCTGCCGGGTGTGCTGCAAACGCTGGCCATCCTGCAGGAACAACGTGAATTTAGTATTCCGGAGCAGGCTATCCGGCAAGGACTGGCGGCAACCAAAACTCTGACGGGCCTGAAAGGCCGCTGGCAGGTACTTCACCAAAAGCCTTTAACCATATGCGATACTGGCCACAACGAAGACGGCATCCGGCAGGTGCTCACCCAACTGGCTATGCTGCAGCCCCGGCAGGTGCACTTCGTATTTGGAGCTGTAAACGACAAAGACGTGACCACCATTCTGCAGTTGCTCCCTAAAAACTATATTTATTATTTCTGCCAGGCCCAGATACCCCGCGCCCTACCAATAGCTGAATTAATAGCAAAGGCTGCAGCGGCTGGCTTACAGGGCCAGAGATATGCCACTGTGGCCGAAGCGATTGCGGCAGCCAGGCGAAATGCAGCCCCGGATGAGGTTATATTTATCGGAGGTAGTACCTTTGTAGTCGCAGAAATAGAAGAATTATAACATGTCACGATCGAAGCTTGCCAAATTTGCTACCATTGCTACCCGCGAAAACGTTATTCAGGACGGGGATGAACTTTACAAAAACCTGGCAGGGAGCTGGCGCCAAACACAGTTTGAAAACAACAACCCGCTTGTACTGGAAATTGGCTGTGGCCGCGGAGAGTATACCATCGGCATGGCAAAGCTTTTCCCGGATAAGAATTTTATAGGCATCGATATCAAAGGCGAACGTATCTGGAAGGGAAGTACCCGTGCCCTGGAAGAGGAACTAACGAATGTGGCTTTCCTGCGCACGTTTATCGAACAGCTTGATGAGCAGTTTGCCGAAGGGGAAGTGGATGAGATCTGGGTTACGTTTCCGGACCCGCGCCCCCGTGACCGGGATATCAAACGCCGCCTCACGTCACCCCGCTTTTTAGCCATTTACCAGCAGATCCTGAAGCCCGGAGGCCTGGTGCACCTCAAAACCGACAACCTGGATCTGTATACCTATACTTTGGAAGTTTTGCAGGAACGCAAACCAAAACACTTGCTCTATACCGACGATCTCTACCATTCTGACTTGCAGGAACATACCATGGGCATTTATACTACCTATGAACGGCGCTATCTGGCCGAAGGTATTCCGATCAAATACCTGCAGTTTAAAGTATAAGCTGCCTTGTATAAGCAGCAGCGGATTTATTTTGCCACTTCCCGCGTTATCAGGAAAATAACACGTACATCTATACTTATTAATTTCAACCTGAAGCAATCCATATGAAAAAGCTAATGATTTCTTTTCTGTTCTGCCTGCTGGCTTTGGCAGCAGCACCACAAGTGCATGCCCAGGCACTTGGCGGCACTCCGCAATTAAGTAAGCAGGCATACCCCTGGACGAGCAAGGACATCATGGATCCGGCGAAGCTGGCACAGCTGTTACAGGATAAAAACCAGAAGAACGACCCGCTGATCCTTAATATCGGCTTTGTAAATAATATTAAAGGAGCTGTAGGAGTAGGAGCTTCAAGTAACGAAGAAGGCCTGGCCGCGTTGCAGAATTACCTGAAAAAGGTGCCTAAAGACAAAATGGTCGTGTTTTACTGTGGTTGCTGCCCTTACGACAAATGCCCCAATGTGCGGCCTGCTTTTGCGTTGCTCAAGCAGCAAGGGTATAAAAATGCCCGGTTACTAGACCTGCCGGTAAACCTGAAAACAAACTGGATCAGCAAAGGCTACCCGATGGCCGAGTAAAGCTTAGAAAAGAAATTTATACTTAACAGAACGGATGCCGCAGACAAAGTATGGTCAGCGGCATCCGTTCTGTTTTAAGAAGCGGTACTTTATTTCTTAGGCAGTAGCGCATTACTACGAAGCCAGTTAAGGCAGCGTTCAAACCATTCGTCCTGGGTAGTGGGGTTGTGCAAGCCGTACCCATGGCCGCCTTGTTGGTACACGTGCAGTTCTGCCGGAACATTGTTTTTTACAAGGGCCTGATAAAAGACCAGGCTGTTGGCTACCGGCACCACATCATCGTCTGTGGCATGTACCAGGAACGTAGGCGGCGTCTGCGCGGTCACTTGCCGTTCATTCGAGAAATCCTGCAGTTGCTCGGCGGTAGGCTTTTTGCCCAGTAGGTTCTGAAATGAGCCTTTGTGCCAGATGGCCGTGTCGCTGCTGATGACGGGGTAAAGCAGCAACATAAAATCGGGGCGGAGATTGCCTTTTTCTCCCGTAGGCTTCCCATAATTTTTGTTGAAATGAGTGCCGGCCGTGGCAGCCAGGTGCCCACCTGCCGAGAAGCCCAATATACCTACTTTCCGGGGATCTACGTGCCATTTGGCCGCATTTTGCCGGATAAGCAGGAGCGCCTGCTGCGCATCCTGCAGGGGAGCCAGCGAAGGCTGCGACGAAACTTTCGCGTCCGGCAGCCGGTATTTGAGCACAAAGGCCGCAATTCCCTGCTCGTTAAAACGCCTGGCTACTTCAATTCCCTCATGGCCAGCTGCCTCCATACCGTAACCGCCGCCCGGGCAGATCAATACCGCGGTGCCGTTCGCTTTAGCAGCAGGAGGCAGGAAAACAGTTAACTGCGGTTTACGCACTTTACTGAAACGCACATCCTCATACTTATAAGTACTATTCCACTCTTTCGTGACCTGCTCATCATCAGGGCCTGGCACCTCGTTGGGAATCTTGCCAGTATACAGGGGCAGCACCTGCCCGTTTTGTTGCGCCCGCAGGGGCAGCATACTTAGCACGAACAGGGGCATAGCCAGCAATAAACCTTTGGAAGCAGCAGGTGAGAGCATAAGGCGTCGGATATAGCGTTTTTATACTTTGCTAAGCATCACATACAGGGAAACAGGCTATTAGGTTACTGCGCTTAAAGCTCCTCAATCTCCTCAAAAATATCCTGCAGCTCGTCAAAGTCTTTCAGGCCGGGTTTTATCTCATGGCCGCCCTGCAAGCCAATGCCTGCCGGCTTTATTTTCTTTAACGCTGTGTTGATGTTGTCTTTATTCAGCCCGAAGCCCAGGTATATGGTGAACCGCGAAGCCAGCTCCCGCAGGAATTTGATATTCGTCTCGTCTATCGCTTCAAAGTCGTTGGAATAGATCAAAAAGGATTGCACGGAGGGGGCATAGAGCTCCATCATTTCCAGCAGCTCGCTCTCTACCGTATCTTTGTTCACGAATACCTTCAGGATCACGGGCCGGTTGATCTCTTCAATTTCATCGATCAGATAGGGCGTGTCGAGTTGGATCAGGTCCAATCCGAACTCATCTGCCAGTTCGTTAATCAGCTCGGGTCGCGCTCTTTCGAAGGTGCCGGCCAGCTGCACGCCGGCTATCCAGCCAATGATTTCCTTCAGCGGACCGGGTTCAATTCGCTCGGAGCTGTCGAGCTTCAGGTTAAAGCTGATGATGTCGACGCCCATGCCGGCGCAAAAACGGGCATCACTTAAGTTGTTTATATCATTTACTATTACGGAAGTACGTAGGGCCATAAAAAGCTTTGCTTTAATAGTATAAGTAGAGATAAATAATTTCTGTTGATCAAAGTAAAGGCCAAAAGGGGTAGTATGCCACTATTATTTGCATTTTTTTATCACCCCGGAGCAAGTATAACGGAAGAGCTGCCTGCAATATTTGGCCTGCTGAATCTTTATAACTGCGCGGTTGTTGCTATCTTTGTAGCATAATTTAATTGGTTTGTACTTTCATTATTGAAGATAGATGAGTAAGTTAGGAAGGGTTTTAGTAGCCATGAGTGGCGGCATAGACAGTTCTGTGGCTGCCGTGATGTTACACGAGCAAGGGTATGAAGTAGTAGGTATGACCATGAAAACATGGGATTATGCCTCCAGCGGAGCCTCTAAAAAAGAAACGGGCTGTTGCAGCCTCGACTCCATAAATGATGCCCGCAACATTGCCGTGCAACTCGGATTCCCGCATTATATCATTGATATCCGCGAGGAGTTCGGGGATTTTGTGATCAATCATTTTACAGATGAGTACCTGGCAGGCCGGACGCCTAACCCGTGTGTGCTTTGCAATACCCATATCAAATGGGATGCTTTGCTGCGCCGGGCTGACCAGCTGGGCTGCGAGTTTATAGCCACGGGGCATTATGCCAATATCCGCCAGGAAAATGGCCGCTATGTGATCTCCAAAGGGCTGGACGAGCACAAAGATCAGTCGTATGCGCTATGGGGAATTTCGCAGCAAAGCCTGGCCCGTACTATTTTCCCGCTGGGCAAGCTGCGCAAAACCGAGATCCGGCAAATGGCCATGGACCGCGGGTTTACCGAACTGGTAAATAAGCCGGAGTCTTATGAGATCTGCTTTATAC from Pontibacter liquoris includes the following:
- the trmB gene encoding tRNA (guanosine(46)-N7)-methyltransferase TrmB, encoding MSRSKLAKFATIATRENVIQDGDELYKNLAGSWRQTQFENNNPLVLEIGCGRGEYTIGMAKLFPDKNFIGIDIKGERIWKGSTRALEEELTNVAFLRTFIEQLDEQFAEGEVDEIWVTFPDPRPRDRDIKRRLTSPRFLAIYQQILKPGGLVHLKTDNLDLYTYTLEVLQERKPKHLLYTDDLYHSDLQEHTMGIYTTYERRYLAEGIPIKYLQFKV
- a CDS encoding MotA/TolQ/ExbB proton channel family protein, whose translation is MTPFLLQITTELTPDSTTALAEGAKATSENTVSLIDLALAGGWAMIPLLLLSLAAVYIFVERYLTLKKASQNPAGFNDRIKSMVLSGDVNGAKMLCAQTNTPISRMIGKGLTRIGHPLKNIETSIENQGKIEISRLERYLSGLATIAGAAPMLGFLGTVTGMIEAFIAIAQAEGTVSPKLLSSGIYQAMVTTAAGLIIGLPAYVAYNYLVSKIDNIVHAMEYTSIEFLDLLQEPQL
- the mnmA gene encoding tRNA 2-thiouridine(34) synthase MnmA, giving the protein MSKLGRVLVAMSGGIDSSVAAVMLHEQGYEVVGMTMKTWDYASSGASKKETGCCSLDSINDARNIAVQLGFPHYIIDIREEFGDFVINHFTDEYLAGRTPNPCVLCNTHIKWDALLRRADQLGCEFIATGHYANIRQENGRYVISKGLDEHKDQSYALWGISQQSLARTIFPLGKLRKTEIRQMAMDRGFTELVNKPESYEICFIPDNDYRSFLKRRVEGLEEQVAGGEFVLENGTVVGKHEGYPFYTIGQRKGLGVALGFPAYVTRIEKEHNRVVLGNYEDLSKNAMTVGKLNMGKYEHLHDTPIPTITKVRYNDAGTDAIVEQVGDKMKVHFLHGVHAIAPGQAAVFYEGNDVVGGGWIETNYNEFYPLDILPS
- a CDS encoding ExbD/TolR family protein — protein: MNFRSKNRINAEFSMSSMTDIIFLLLIFFMLTSNFVTPSGLPVSLPSSKSSDIVMQKISVTITSDLKYFLNDKPIASEEIEPQLTALLQNAEDGAVVLHVDKSVPVEYLVKVAGIAKNLNASVTLATVPTE
- a CDS encoding alpha/beta hydrolase, yielding MLSPAASKGLLLAMPLFVLSMLPLRAQQNGQVLPLYTGKIPNEVPGPDDEQVTKEWNSTYKYEDVRFSKVRKPQLTVFLPPAAKANGTAVLICPGGGYGMEAAGHEGIEVARRFNEQGIAAFVLKYRLPDAKVSSQPSLAPLQDAQQALLLIRQNAAKWHVDPRKVGILGFSAGGHLAATAGTHFNKNYGKPTGEKGNLRPDFMLLLYPVISSDTAIWHKGSFQNLLGKKPTAEQLQDFSNERQVTAQTPPTFLVHATDDDVVPVANSLVFYQALVKNNVPAELHVYQQGGHGYGLHNPTTQDEWFERCLNWLRSNALLPKK
- a CDS encoding rhodanese-like domain-containing protein, with translation MKKLMISFLFCLLALAAAPQVHAQALGGTPQLSKQAYPWTSKDIMDPAKLAQLLQDKNQKNDPLILNIGFVNNIKGAVGVGASSNEEGLAALQNYLKKVPKDKMVVFYCGCCPYDKCPNVRPAFALLKQQGYKNARLLDLPVNLKTNWISKGYPMAE
- a CDS encoding bifunctional folylpolyglutamate synthase/dihydrofolate synthase, which gives rise to MTYQECLDYLYQQLPMFHRIGNAAFKKSLDNILALCGALGQPQQQFKTVHVAGTNGKGSSSHMLAAVLQQAGYKTGLYTSPHLKSFTERVRVNGVEVPQAYLIDFVAEHKPLFARIQPSFFEMTVALAFRYFADQQVDVAVIEVGLGGRLDSTNIITPEVSLITNIGLDHQALLGDTLPAIAAEKAGIIKPGIPAVISTKHAETEAVFRAKAAEVAASLYFATDQFRVEPLEVDLNRQLFQVYRNGALYLAGLELDLTGIYQQYNLPGVLQTLAILQEQREFSIPEQAIRQGLAATKTLTGLKGRWQVLHQKPLTICDTGHNEDGIRQVLTQLAMLQPRQVHFVFGAVNDKDVTTILQLLPKNYIYYFCQAQIPRALPIAELIAKAAAAGLQGQRYATVAEAIAAARRNAAPDEVIFIGGSTFVVAEIEEL
- a CDS encoding HU family DNA-binding protein, coding for MVEKHIKALLYDHDCVIIPEFGGLITHYVSARINPVKHTFSPPSKKIAFNEKLTLNDGLLISTIAYQKGITKEEAQRLVADFVHQAKYKLNAEHRFELPEIGVFRYNAERRLQFEYTEGDNLLEASFGLPEVVARPIRVQEPAVLRTLLKEREQVQVSGKQPFRKKVKRLYNVAAGIALAGLATTAVYFLSLQTDYNMGSLNPIASFVGNYSLYNNVPAVRYATDYVPYTADEREAAYAVMLPTAAPVAQEEEITATADSVDQSITSDIALIDSVNQSVAPQMQVAAEAEPVKEEALTINHKTGRYFVITGGYSRLENAEIGRQAIVKDGRTDAKVLLPGPGSKLFRVSVADYADQVEAQAALMALRKKYGETLWVLKY